In Aedes albopictus strain Foshan chromosome 3, AalbF5, whole genome shotgun sequence, the genomic window aaataagcaacaaagaaggcgcggcgattactctttatcccaactggtaacagataatgacatgatctccaaagtttttgttgcagacaaatcggaagctgaatttgttgcgtactgttCAACTCGAGAATTATCATTTATTACCAACCCAACATCGAAACTTTTTGACGATACATCTTCAGCAAGGtttcagtgtttaccgactcgaagttaccgctcgaaaatcacaatgcaaggtttaaaaatctcttaactcgtggtgcacgatctttatcctattctgtttaAGTTGGAACAAACCTatgtatgtcgcattgggtagaatatcGTAACAAATTCAGGATGTGAATTGTCGTTGTTGTTGCGCGAtgtttgaattttgattcagtgcTTCTTACCAAAACAATTAACTGTTTGCTATACGAAGccaaacccaacaaacatttccgCTGTATAAGGTGGAACAAACGACTCTTAAGCAAAcattagcttaagaaactattattcagctagttctgtttcttgggaaccGTGTTGCGAGTTTTGCAGTTTGGAAACAATCACCACAACACCAGCAAAGGGCAACATATATAAGTGTTATtaatgattcctcaagaaattcaaaaaaaaaaatgtttaaaaagtttCTCTGAGGGTTCCTGGTAGGTTCACGGTACCCTTACTAATCATACCATCCCAAATTTATCCTATTCGTAtgcaaaaataaaacacaaaacaAGAAGCGCTTCATTTTTAtgttttcagtaggatgaaaatgcgTATATGCTTAGTAAAGAAACAAATAccctatcttaaaaaaaaaaacacaaaaaaaattcttcagatactTCTCCTAAGCCTGTTTTtccattttcttcaggaattcgttaagaatgcctagaagcatcctTTATAAGTGATAAATGCAAGGCTAAGATTtatattcttcagaaatctcttcaagaattcctaagggattttttccaaggatttcttaagtctTTCTTCCACACAAAatcttgaaaattatccaaagaatctttcagaattccttcaaggatcttgttagaaaaTACTGCGAAAGTTTCAGCAATCGGATAAAGCATTCCtgctttaatttatttaataatttctccaaagagTCTCCCGAGGactacttttgggatttttcaagggaTCGTGTTAGGATTTTCTTCCAAGGTTTCGTTcaaaatactaaagaaattcttcccaaacttctttcaggatttatttctaaaGATTGCTTTAAATGTTCACCCATTAAATCCTGTTGCTATTTCTCCAATGGttcagaaagaattttttaaagtatttttttaaatttaatttgtttttttttttttcaataatttcatcgagcatttcttcaagtattccattaaaaatttcatACATTATTTgcccaggtattttacaaataattttgttcaagaaatccttcgggaattctttcatgcaaattcctccaagaagttccatagaaattcctccaaaggatCCTTTCGTGCTGTTGCTAGaaatgctacagaaattccttcaatatgcCATTCGGGGATTCAATGAATACTTTGGGAATTCAAATGAAAAATGTAAgagttttcaagaattctcactgaaagattttttccaaCGATATCATGAAGCATTTTTTCCAAGTGAGGAACTCCAAGTACTCATTCTTGgttatcttttacgattcatctgggaattacttcaaagacttcttcacTGATTGCtcgaagattttcttcaaaagttgctccagcaattgcttcgggaactcctcctagcATCTTTAAAgggttttcttcagtaatattcccaaatattccataaagagttccttaaaaatttccacaaacgattcctttggggctaccccacatgaacccttcggcaattcctttaggaattccttcaagatttttttgagatttcctCAAGCGTTCTTTTTGTTATGCCGCAAACGGTTTTTGTAAAGTCCTTACTTACCTTCTTAAAGTTatacttgcaggatttttttctgaaattcctgtaataattgctgtaggaaatcggAGGATTCCTTAGGCGGTTTTTAAGTCCTCTTTCATAACTCGTGCAAGTcccttttaagaaatttcagtaaGCATTTAATcttttttctccattttttttcaaactacgtcacaaagattccttcaggaatttctcaaaattttccttcagataatccttaAAGAAAGGACAGATACATCTCCAAgtgattcctgcacaaatttagAACCCCCTGATTCTACACAAATTCCCCCAAGGccttctgcaaaaaatcctctaagaaaaTTGGCATTTTCGCcattgatttcttagaaaaataatTCTGCTATTTCACAATAAGTTTTTCCAAAATATccctttgctttcaaaatttcttcaagaatccttcacGTAATTCCTCATAGTACTTCTAGCCAAACGTGTGAGAAAGCCTAGGTGCaatttgtaaaaatattttttttgattgaGCACCACTATCAAAAAGAACATATATTACGgtattagactggcccaaatacaaaaatgtcgaaaaattccacggggcaccctctagaatcgtgcctttcgatgagaagagcaacatgtgaaaatttcagctcaatcggtttaaaactgagctggcgcaaatgagttgaaggtttgtatgggatcttcagtccaaatatatgggaaattggatgacctccagtcactcattcagcacgctggttaAAAGAGTTCaatttggctcataattgaaaaaaataatagttgataccctaaggaacaactttgtagaagaccatataatgataaaatttaatttagttgcggttttagctcacaaaagcaggatgaggacatcttcccgtgtttactctcggttgttacatgcagcacgtgtttgctgttcgaaacttgcgctctacatcataggcggctatgttgtccttcatttcaattgctcacgcacgtgggcgggtatcgaaacaatgaagaattacatagctgcctaagATGTAGCGctcaagcttcgaccgacaaacacgtgctgcatgtaacaaccgagagtaaacgggggaagatgtcctcatccagctttagttagctgaaaccgcaactaaattaagttttatcatgatatggatttctacaaagttgttccttagggtatcgactaccattctttcaattctgagctaaatcgaactcgccgaaccggcgtactgagtgagagactgtaggtaatccaatttcccatatagatggactaaaaatcccatacaaaccttcaactcatttgcgccagctcagttttaaaccgattgagctgagtctttcacagattgttcttcgcatccaaaggcacgattctagagggtgccccgtgaatttttccaacttttcttccTCGCCATACAATTGTGGGCCGGTCTATTACGGTATATATTAGAAGTAGATACGTGAGTGGATCGAGAAGGGACCTACCGCAACCATAACATATTTGGTTACCGAAACACACTTGGTTCCTGTTCATATGTTGTGCTAGAtttcataaagtttttttttgtagtaatcCTTCAATAATATCATCAAAGATACATAAAAAAataacccaatgattctttccaaatacatcttggaattcatccagaagattattcaaggattcttttcttccaaaaatgcttGAAAGCATTTCTACAaagattacttcgggaattcctccaaaattcctttcgaaaatctcgtaaagattcattcagatatggctccaagcatgatctcagaaattcatcgaagaTATTAAGGatctcctgcaagattccttcttggagaaatctctaaaggaatccttggagaacttaTATAAGGTTAAACTGAAGGatgccttgaaggactttatgaagttGAGATATCCTGAAGGATTGATTGCTTGAATCCATTCctaaaaacccttgaagaaattcctgaaggattcttgggaaatttttgaagacgctgtttgagccgcacctccttggtgaacagacgctcgggtcgtacctcctcaatctagctgaagtcaggaggacaacagtgcccaagctgcactatcagctaagtatacaactcttagctggcggtctttgtcatcgcttgacccgtggaagcctgAGGTaaaaacttgtgaggaccagagcaatgCTGGACAGTCTCTTTATCGACTCATTGTTTTGCAGCACAGTTGTTTCTGCGGTTGAACAAAGTATGTTTCTCGCCTTAATATTCTGTTAGCTATTAAGTGTTCATAACTGAACAGGCAATGAGTTTTAATGTAAAGAAAACATTTGTGAAGAATGTGAAGAAAACATAATGATCATAATCTGCATAATCTGAAAGCTCTTGTTGATGAACATTTTTAAACgcatatagattttttttaacttgCTGTTTGAATCAGCAAATCAAAGGGACCTTCCAATTTTGCAATAATGATCAAGAACTCAGTGTGGGGTCGGTGGccaagaaaaaagaagaagaataagaaaagctagaaaatgaaaaaaaaaaggaaaaaatgaaGATAAACAATAATAAATAGAAATAGACAAAGAATAAGAGCAAAAAGATGAAGAGAAAACTATATTCTTTTATGCTTTAATTGCAAGGCGAAGTGATAGTGAACCCTTGAAACCCTGAAGATGCATTCAAACAACAGTCTTGGACATCAACATAATCAAAGAACCTTTCCTCCCTTTTATAGACCTAAACGATGGCATCCAGACTACGCAGATTTGGAGTCACAGCGGCTGGTGTGGCAATAGGTGCCGCCCTGTCCACATACGCCCTCAAAAGCAGTGACATCTCACCGCATCATGTAAGCACATATCCGACATCTCAGTTTTATGACGATGAGTAACCCGACGTTCATATCTCTCCACAGGTACAAATGGAGGAAATGCAGAGGATTCGTCGCAAGCGAACGCTACCGTCTCGGGCGGAGCAGGTCAAGTCGCTGCAGAGTGGCGAAGAGTTCGACGTGCTCATCATCGGAGGTGGTGCAACCGGCGCCGGATGTGCACTGGATGCCGTGACACGTGGTCTCAAGACTGCACTGGTTGAGGCGGACGACTTTGCCAGCGGTACGTCTTCCAAGTCGACCAAGTTGATTCACGGTGGCGTTCGGTATCTGCAGAAGGCCATTTTGGGGGTAAAGATAGGATTCATATTTTCCGGGAGGATCGAGGAAGTTATTGACTTTATAATTTATGTTCCAGCTCGATATTGAGCAGTACCGGATGGTCAAGGAAGCCTTGCACGAGCGGGCTTCCATGCTGAGGTCGGCTCCACATTTGACCCGCCCGCTGCCAATTATGTTGCCAGTTTACACGTAAGTTGACGCATTGAGTTCGCGTGGATGGATTGATCGATATTAACTGTATTGTATACTTTACTTGTAGTTGGTGGCAAATCCCGTACTTCTGGGTTGGTATCAAAGCGTACGATTTCGTTGCTGGAGATCGTAACGTGAAGAGTTCGTATTACCTGTCGCGAGAGGACGCTTTAGAGCTGTTCCCTATGTTGCGGGGTGACAAACTCCGAGGGGCGATCGTGTATTACGACGGGCAGCAAGATGACGCCAGAATGTGTCTGGCAATTTCGTTGACAGCTGCGCGTCACGGAGCTTCGATCACCAACCACGTGGAAGTGTTGGAACTGCTGAAGAAGAAGAACGAAACAGGTAAGGAAGTGTGCTGCGGAGCGAAGGTTCGGGACAACATTTCCAAGAAAGAGTGGACGATCAAGGCCAAGTGCGTGATCAATGCTACGGGTCCGTTCACCGATTCGATCCGTAAGATGGACAACCCAACGGTGAAGTCGATCTGCTGCCCTAGCTCGGGTGTGCACATTGTGCTGCCAGGGTTCTACAGCCCACCTCAGATGGGCCTGCTAGATCCAGACACTTCCGATGGTCGTGTGATCTTCTTCCTACCGTGGTTGAACGGTACGATTGCTGGTACTACGGATGCTCCGTGTGATGTAACTCATAATCCATCGCCTAGTGAAGACGAAATTCAGTTCATCCTCAGTGAGATCAAGAGCTACCTGAATAAGGACGTTGATGTACGTCGCGGTGACGTACTGTCTGCTTGGAGCGGTATTAGACCGCTGGTGAGCGACCCTAACAAAGGCGACACACAGTCGTTGGCCCGTAATCATATTGTTCACGTCAGCGATTCGAACCTGGTCACTATTGCTGGTGGCAAATGGACCACGTACCGTGCTATGGCAGAGCACACCATGGACGCAGCTATCAAGGCTTGTAATTTGGAGCCTGAGCGTGGATGTGTTACCGATGGATTGTGGATTGAGGGCGCCCAGGGCTGGACTCCTACCATGTACATCCGTTTGGTGCAGGATTTGGGACTGGAAGTTGAAGTGGCGAAGCATTTGGCAATTTCTTACGGTGATCGTGCGTTTGCCGTAGCAAAAATGGCTGCTCTTACTGGCAAGAGATGGCCGATTATCGGAAAGAAGCTGCATCCGGAGTTCCCGTACATCGATGCGGAAGTTCGCTACGGCATCCGTGAATACGCCTGTACCTGTGTAGATATGGTGGCACGCCGCTTGCGTTTGTCGTTCTTGAACGTGCAGGCTGCCAGTGAAGCTCTTCCCCATATCGCAGACATCATGGCCGAGGAATTGAAGTGGTCCAAGGAGGAGAGGGAAGTAAGTGCTGTTATGTTCAGAAGGAGACGAAAACCCACTACCGAAACTGTTGTATACACTTTCAGAAACAAATCAAGGCTTGTGAACACTTCCTACATACTCAGATGGGACAGCAGGTCAACCGTCAACTGAAGGAGAAGATTCCAGTCAACTTGTCCAAGGAAGAAGTCGATTTGTACAAGAAACGCTTTGACACGATCGACAAGGACAAGAAGGGATACGTATCGATTCCGGATATCAAGCGGGCGATGCGGGTAAGTAGTATAGCGGTACTTATAGTTTGACATAGTCTGATCAAGCTTGGTTTTTCCAGGCTTATGGTGATGCTGAAGTCAGTGGTGAAGAACTCCACGACATTCTCCGTGAGATCGATACCAACATGAACGGTCAGGTTGAattggaggaataccttcaggtAAGGGTTTAAAACGTTTCTTACGAAACCATGATCGTAACAACCGTTCTGCTACTCTCTCCCCCTTCAGATGATGTCTGCGATCAAGTCTGGATACATCTCGCACTCGCGTTTCGCTGCCGTTGCCGAACAGGAGGAGATCCGCAAGGAGCAGGAGCGACTTCGGAAACAGATAACCGTTGATCGTTCCGGTGGTGGTCTGTAGATTCTTCTTTTCTCTCGCGCTTCTGCGTTCTCAATTGTTCTACGACCACGATCGTCGTTTTTCGTTTTGCTTCTTTTCGATCATCAGGTAAAGACCTCGTGATTGTATCGCTAACCAACCGTTCTGTTTCTCTTTCTTCCAGGTCAACGAAAGTAAACTAAAGCATGCGACTCTGATATGCCGCATGGTTATGACTAAAGATCCGTTCGATCGAACCCCACCTCAACCCATAAATACTTATTGTGCGCTAACTTATTCGTCATCTAAAACACACGTACATTGAACTGTTCAAATCGACAGGGTCAGGAAGGAGCATGACTTCCTCGAAACTCTGTTATCGCACACACTTCTCGCCGTCGTCGCCGTTGATGTACATATTTGTTGTGTTCTAGCATCTCCCGGTAAAGATCGTTGTTGTGCCATGGTGGATGGCCAATTGTTTTCGAACCGTTCGTCGTTAGGATAGGTAACTTGTGTGATTTTTGCAACATTTGTGGTACATCTCCTGAAGCTTACTTTGTAGCTGCGTATTCTTCGATTGGTGTGAACTTATTTTTATGTACTTCAAAAACTTTGTCTTATGGTTTTGTAACTAATGCAATcggcgagtttttttttcaatctgttGCCTTCCATTTATTTACAAAGTTCATAGTGATTCGTTTGTTGTGTTGTTATTTTTGCCAATAAATTTACTTAACAACTAATTCCACGTTTCTGTATTGCAGGACTTATGCGGTCGTGATGATCCCGCCAATTTATTCGTTAGGCTATACGATATCACACAAACACACTATTTATTGAAATAACTTTCGTAACGATTAGATTTTGCAACGAAGCGTTTAATTTTAACGATTTTAAACTAAGTTACGCAGCAACGATGCAACCATACAGCAAGAGCAGTATTTGATCTGTCCAAAATATCCAATCGATAGTTTATGGATAACGGTAGTCCGTAAATTACGTTACGCTTAGGCTAAAAAGGCATCTGATCAAAGttcacgaaataaaaaaaaatcacgaaaatctaCGAAAGAAAAGTGGTGTGAAATGCCAAAAAATGCCACGTAGTTTATGGGTATCCCCTCGGGCGCAAACAGAAACAATACGATTTGTTTGGAGAGCTTTCTCTGTTGAATGGTtgcaataattttaatttatttttgttctGGAGATAATGGTGACGTATGTTGATTATTGTGGTATAAAACCATCATACAGTTTTGAATAAGCGACTAGTGACAAATTATTTATAATACAGGAGAGACAAATTATTGTAAGGTCCAGACAAAATTGACGATGAATCATCATACAAAATATATCTTGTTCACAAACTATATTACAATACGCTGAGCTCACTTTTGAAAGAAAGTCCTGGTTGAATCTGTACATCAAAACTTTTTTTCAGCTACATAATAGTTCGGGTGCAAAAATGTAGGATTTACCTAAatagattcattacctaaatgaaatcagtttattacctaaatgcgTTTCGAGGTTACAGGGCAGTttaattcccaagtaacaatcagcatgccttgcgggtttattcatgttttatcctggttttacaCGAGCATGTGAAAAGCTAGTCGatctatattagttttatgtgatggttttttactttgcacctttggcattccataaaactatcatataacttctgatATAAACATATCTTCAGTTACAGACTTGCAAGTattcatgaattggttttatcactcattatataccatttcaataaaacttgcatttgcggttgttgtcggagggattttttttgtaaacaaatacacaaaactgtgaggcaaaaCCAAcgaaagatttcgtggccgtaacatagaccaaaaaatgctacgataaaaccgctagttctatcatgagctcagttacgACCACCTCAAGATGGTTATCCCTATTGGAGGAATaggtttgtgtggcgcacttattttttgtcattatcgcagccacattcaccacaaatttttcgtggcatgtctcctaacacgtattaaataggaaaacaaatctgaattccagatcGACATCTTTCCAACTGATGGCTGTATAAaaaatcaagcataatttattctgatgaTCGAACAtagtgaaaaataaacaaacaaataccgtcgtgcggggcttctttatacactttttcatagtttttcaactttatgacattataactcccagactagtgaatgaattacagcaatttttatacacaataattgtgagtatgtatgtaggatgtatgcaaaatttgagctaaatccatcaataaacaaaaaagttgttcatacaccaatcggacacatgtcatatagaaccggatgggggctactttggacatttttatctataacaaaactgaatttcaaattccagagttatttagaaaactacgttgtaccaatactgtagtatactgtatcatacataatttcaataaaaatatgcgttttaagatggttctgtgctaagtgctacctttggtattatgagcagcgtgatactgctatatagatagcctgaaaaaagggaccatcaatcctttatttgggtgaaacgatcatttataacgtataagGATACAAAtaatcgattgtatatgctacgttgatacattttgaatgaattgatcaaccctttgaaatttatgaactgtagaaacaatgggtacaaaccaaatgttctgatacgttatgtatatttcattggtttattcgatgttttttcgcgtcctgacaagcaacaaacggtctgtttgaaaaataatttcaaccaaatgaagggaaaactattgtttcATAATAGTccctaagacatcaaacagatttgacccatattttgaattcaaaaaatccatattcaaaagtgtccaaagtagccccgcatttcaaaagaagccccgcacgacggtatttgaGTCAGAAGATGATTTTATTTGAAAGTAATTTCGAAATGTTTCGAGGGTTTCTTGGAGCTTTAGAGGACTTCAGTAGATTTTAAAGAAAGTCAACGGGGGTTTCGATTTTAAAGTTTTCAATGTGATTCAGtgaatttcagagggtttcaatagAGATTAAACCGTTTCGCTCCTCCTAAAAAATCACCGAGACTTCATTGTTCAACCGTTTTTTTACGAAACTTGGAATGAAGATCTGATCACATCTATAGATGTatggaaaaataataaaattgtaTTTCAGTTTTTGGGGTTTGAGTAAAAGTGAAAGCAGTGGTGCCGTTCCAAGTGTaaatgcagctgccaattggaatcgctcacgtagtgccctagcgcacaaaagagctgtaaattggattaagtggttaagaataaaaaaaaaacagagcctGGCTATCCGAGACTATCAGCCGGCCTTCTTTAGGCTAAATAAGGGCTGGATTATGAAGTTGTTGTTGATTAGTTCTAATTTTCACCAATTTCGCATTATGCGGTTTACACAGTATCTTCTGTGTTTTCTCGCCTTTACCCTTTttacaatcgataccgatctgctgTTTTTggtgtgctgtgattgtaaagagtttaatATTGCCTAGTTTGAGTAATAGTTACGGTTttgatagctcagatcaatcttcagcataaaaaaatAGCAACGATCAGTCTTTGCAGTATCATGCAAAATATTACCGCCATGTGTACAGCCGAAGTGGCTTTAGTTCAAGGACCTttctttcgtaagggaaatttctaggaaaccttgtgaacacgGTGTTtgcagttttcagcaaaaatgaaatgaaaaactcGCGTGTCCTGCCTCGAGCATGTGCGCTTGTTAATAACGCAAtttcaattgatgtatctgttggaaatctcGGCAGGAAATACgaatattgttcggtttatttaagGCATGATGCACCGTCccatacggatgctttcaaacaaatcaTCGCATATTGCACTTAAAAAGGACTTCCGATAATTGTTGgcggtgatgctaatgctcaccatattatctggggcagctcagacattaacttgagaggctccagtttgatggagtacttaagtagtacagatcttgaatTACTTAACATAtcttcagttatgttgctggcttttcagtcttctgggagaatcaaaacaactatatgttttcttgatccaaagtttcggtccttattgtacCTGTTTAACATAGGCTATAGTCcatccttcatggtatctgctagacaggaa contains:
- the LOC109404865 gene encoding glycerol-3-phosphate dehydrogenase, mitochondrial isoform X1 codes for the protein MASRLRRFGVTAAGVAIGAALSTYALKSSDISPHHVQMEEMQRIRRKRTLPSRAEQVKSLQSGEEFDVLIIGGGATGAGCALDAVTRGLKTALVEADDFASGTSSKSTKLIHGGVRYLQKAILGLDIEQYRMVKEALHERASMLRSAPHLTRPLPIMLPVYTWWQIPYFWVGIKAYDFVAGDRNVKSSYYLSREDALELFPMLRGDKLRGAIVYYDGQQDDARMCLAISLTAARHGASITNHVEVLELLKKKNETGKEVCCGAKVRDNISKKEWTIKAKCVINATGPFTDSIRKMDNPTVKSICCPSSGVHIVLPGFYSPPQMGLLDPDTSDGRVIFFLPWLNGTIAGTTDAPCDVTHNPSPSEDEIQFILSEIKSYLNKDVDVRRGDVLSAWSGIRPLVSDPNKGDTQSLARNHIVHVSDSNLVTIAGGKWTTYRAMAEHTMDAAIKACNLEPERGCVTDGLWIEGAQGWTPTMYIRLVQDLGLEVEVAKHLAISYGDRAFAVAKMAALTGKRWPIIGKKLHPEFPYIDAEVRYGIREYACTCVDMVARRLRLSFLNVQAASEALPHIADIMAEELKWSKEEREKQIKACEHFLHTQMGQQVNRQLKEKIPVNLSKEEVDLYKKRFDTIDKDKKGYVSIPDIKRAMRAYGDAEVSGEELHDILREIDTNMNGQVELEEYLQMMSAIKSGYISHSRFAAVAEQEEIRKEQERLRKQITVDRSGGGQRK
- the LOC109404865 gene encoding glycerol-3-phosphate dehydrogenase, mitochondrial isoform X2, which encodes MASRLRRFGVTAAGVAIGAALSTYALKSSDISPHHVQMEEMQRIRRKRTLPSRAEQVKSLQSGEEFDVLIIGGGATGAGCALDAVTRGLKTALVEADDFASGTSSKSTKLIHGGVRYLQKAILGLDIEQYRMVKEALHERASMLRSAPHLTRPLPIMLPVYTWWQIPYFWVGIKAYDFVAGDRNVKSSYYLSREDALELFPMLRGDKLRGAIVYYDGQQDDARMCLAISLTAARHGASITNHVEVLELLKKKNETGKEVCCGAKVRDNISKKEWTIKAKCVINATGPFTDSIRKMDNPTVKSICCPSSGVHIVLPGFYSPPQMGLLDPDTSDGRVIFFLPWLNGTIAGTTDAPCDVTHNPSPSEDEIQFILSEIKSYLNKDVDVRRGDVLSAWSGIRPLVSDPNKGDTQSLARNHIVHVSDSNLVTIAGGKWTTYRAMAEHTMDAAIKACNLEPERGCVTDGLWIEGAQGWTPTMYIRLVQDLGLEVEVAKHLAISYGDRAFAVAKMAALTGKRWPIIGKKLHPEFPYIDAEVRYGIREYACTCVDMVARRLRLSFLNVQAASEALPHIADIMAEELKWSKEEREKQIKACEHFLHTQMGQQVNRQLKEKIPVNLSKEEVDLYKKRFDTIDKDKKGYVSIPDIKRAMRAYGDAEVSGEELHDILREIDTNMNGQVELEEYLQMMSAIKSGYISHSRFAAVAEQEEIRKEQERLRKQITVDRSGGGL